TGTGCAGTATTATGTGGTTGCTTACAAAGAATTGTCTAATCTTCTCCTCCTTTCTCTTCCCTCAGTGGCGGATGAGGCTACGAGCCCCGCTATCAGGAGCTCAAGCGAGTCGTCGTCGCTGAGTTTCCTGAGGCGGAGGTGTCCGGCTTCGTCGGCAGACAAGGTGCGTTAATGCAGAATATACAGAATGTCATTGTTAAAGAGCAGAATGTTTCACAGAGATTTTGGCTGAAACAACTTTTTCAACTTCTCAGGGAGCTTTGAGATCGAGATCAACGGACAGCTGGTTTTCTCAAAGCTAGAAACCAGCGGTTTTCCCTATGAAGACGACGTGAGTATCTGTTGACGCTTGTTGAAATATATATCATACATCAACACGACCAAAACAATAGTTATGTTTGAATTGTTTAGTTTTCATAGGGATCCACATTAGTAGGCCA
This genomic interval from Ictalurus furcatus strain D&B chromosome 2, Billie_1.0, whole genome shotgun sequence contains the following:
- the selenow2a gene encoding selenoprotein W, 2a isoform X1, with product MGVQIRVEYCGGUGYEPRYQELKRVVVAEFPEAEVSGFVGRQGSFEIEINGQLVFSKLETSGFPYEDDVMEAIQKAHDGKPVEKIIKSRPPCVIL